From Myxocyprinus asiaticus isolate MX2 ecotype Aquarium Trade chromosome 10, UBuf_Myxa_2, whole genome shotgun sequence, the proteins below share one genomic window:
- the LOC127446965 gene encoding collagen alpha-3(VI) chain-like: protein MREFVQRVVEQFNIDANEDHVSVVQYSRDTEVHFYLNTYTSKEDILDSVRGLRHKGGRPLNTGAALQYVKDNVFTASYGSRRLEGVPQILIVLSGGKSFDSVDTAASSLKELGVLTFGIGSRGSDSRELQRISYDPNYALSVSDFTELPNVQEQLLASVQAVAMPTTPTSPTVIADYTIPRKDVVILLDGSDGTRNSFPAMREFVQRVVEQFNIEANRDRVSVVQYSKDAEAHFYLNTYATKEEILNTVRSLRHRGGRPLNTGAALQYVMNNVFTASAGSRRQEGVPQVLILFSGGRSNDNIDTPASALKESGVLIFGIGTRNSSREVQIIASGPTYAQSIPEFSDLPSVQQQFLSSLNNVLVQVLQMTPTVMVERRMAGRDVVFLLDGSDGTRSSFPAMRDFVERMVERLNMSERRDRVSVVQFSRDPEAHFYLNTYTNKEDILDTVRGLRHKGGRPLNTGAALQYVRDSVFTASSGSRRVEGVPQLLILLSGGRSFDNVDIPATSLKELGVLIFGIGSRSSDSRELQRISHDPSYVLSVSDFSDLPSVQQQLFTNINTVLVEGTPITTTIIGKRKTKLACFNAPHFL from the exons ATGCGTGAATTTGTTCAAAGAGTAGTGGAGCAATTCAACATAGATGCAAACGAAGACCATGTTTCTGTGGTGCAGTACAGTAGAGACACTGAGGTCCATTTCTATCTGAATACCTACACTTCAAAGGAAGACATTCTTGACAGTGTCAGAGGTCTGAGACACAAAGGAGGGAGACCCCTCAACACGGGTGCAGCTCTCCAGTACGTCAAAGATAATGTCTTTACAGCCTCCTATGGCAGCAGACGACTGGAGGGTGTGCCGCAGATACTGATTGTGCTAAGTGGGGGAAAGTCATTTGACAGTGTTGATACAGCAGCCTCCTCTCTGAAAGAGCTTGGAGTCTTGACCTTCGGAATCGGCTCAAGAGGCTCTGATAGCAGAGAATTGCAGAGAATCTCATATGACCCCAATTACGCTCTGTCCGTGTCCGACTTCACTGAGCTTCCAAATGTCCAAGAACAGCTGCTGGCCTCCGTACAGGCTGTTGCAATGCCAACTACGCCAACTTCACCGACAGTGATCG CTGATTACACCATACCAAGAAAGGATGTAGTAATTTTGCTGGACGGCTCAGATGGCACTAGGAATTCTTTCCCAGCAATGCGTGAATTTGTGCAAAGAGTAGTAGAGCAATTTAACATAGAGGCAAACAGAGACCGTGTTTCTGTGGTGCAGTACAGTAAAGACGCTGAGGCCCATTTCTATCTTAATACCTACGCTACAAAGGAGGAGATCCTTAACACTGTCAGGAGTCTTAGGCACAGAGGAGGGAGACCCCTCAACACAGGGGCAGCTCTCCAGTACGTGATGAACAATGTCTTCACTGCCTCTGCTGGGAGTAGAAGGCAAGAGGGTGTTCCTCAGGTTCTTATACTTTTCAGTGGAGGACGCTCAAACGATAACATAGACACACCTGCCTCTGCTCTGAAAGAGAGTGGGGTCTTAATTTTTGGCATTGGCACCAGAAATTCGAGCAGAGAGGTACAGATAATTGCCAGTGGTCCTACCTATGCACAGTCCATCCCTGAGTTCTCTGACCTTCCCAGTGTCCAGCAGCAGTTTTTGAGCTCACTGAACAATGTGCTTGTGCAAGTCCTGCAGATGACACCTACTGTTATGG TTGAACGAAGGATGGCTGGGAGGGATGTAGTGTTCCTGCTGGATGGTTCAGATGGCACTAGGAGCTCTTTTCCAGCAATGCgtgactttgttgaaaggatggTGGAGAGATTGAATATGTCTGAGAGACGAGACCGTGTGTCTGTGGTGCAGTTCAGCAGAGATCCAGAGGCCCATTTCTATCTTAACACATACACGAATAAGGAGGACATTCTTGACACGGTCAGGGGCCTGAGGCACAAAGGAGGGAGACCCCTCAACACAGGGGCGGCTCTGCAGTACGTGAGAGACAGTGTCTTCACTGCCTCCTCAGGAAGCAGACGTGTAGAGGGTGTGCCACAGTTACTGATTCTGCTGAGTGGTGGAAGGTCATTTGATAATGTTGACATACCGGCCACCTCCCTGAAAGAGCTTGGAGTATTGATCTTTGGGATAGGGTCAAGGAGCTCTGACAGCAGGGAACTGCAGAGGATCTCCCATGACCCAAGTTATGTACTCTCAGTGAGTGACTTCTCTGACCTTCCCAGTGTCCAACAGCAGCTTTTCACCAACATTAACACGGTACTTGTAGAGGGCACGCCTATCACTACCACAATAATAGGTAAGAGAAAGACAAAACTGGCTTGCTTTAATGCCCCTCATTTTTTATGA
- the LOC127446964 gene encoding collagen alpha-3(VI) chain-like — protein sequence MREFVQRVVEQFNIDANEDHVSVVQYSRDTEVHFYLNTYTSKEDILDSVRGLRHKGGRPLNTGAALQYVKDNVFTASYGSRRLEGVPQILIVLSGGKSFDSVDTAASSLKELGVLTFGIGSRGSDSRELQRISYDPNYALSVSDFTELPNVQEQLLASVQAVAMPTTPTSPTVIADYTIPRKDVVILLDGSDGTRNSFPAMREFVQRVVEQFNIEANRDRVSVVQYSKDAEAHFYLNTYATKEEILNTVRSLRHRGGRPLNTGAALQYVMNNVFTASAGSRRQEGVPQVLILFSGGRSNDNIDTPASALKESGVLIFGIGTRNSSREVQIIASGPTYAQSIPEFSDLPSVQQQFLSSLNNVLVQVLQMTPTVMVERKMAGRDVVFLLDGSDGTRSSFPAMRDFVERMVERLNMSERRDRVSVVQFSRDPEAHFYLNTYTNKEDILDTVRGLRHKGGRPLNTGAALQYVRDSVFTASSGSRRVEGVPQLLILLSGGRSFDNVDIPATSLKELGVLIFGIGSRSSDSRELQRISHDPSYVLSVSDFSDLPSVQQQLFTNINTVLVEGTPITTTIIGKRKTKLACFNAPHFL from the exons ATGCGTGAATTTGTTCAAAGAGTAGTGGAGCAATTCAACATAGATGCAAACGAAGACCATGTTTCTGTGGTGCAGTACAGTAGAGACACTGAGGTCCATTTCTATCTGAATACCTACACTTCAAAGGAAGACATTCTTGACAGTGTCAGAGGTCTGAGACACAAAGGAGGGAGACCCCTCAACACGGGTGCAGCTCTCCAGTACGTCAAAGATAATGTCTTTACAGCCTCCTATGGCAGCAGACGACTGGAGGGTGTGCCGCAGATACTGATTGTGCTAAGTGGGGGAAAGTCATTTGACAGTGTTGATACAGCAGCCTCCTCTCTGAAAGAGCTTGGAGTCTTGACCTTCGGAATCGGCTCAAGAGGCTCTGATAGCAGAGAATTGCAGAGAATCTCATATGACCCCAATTACGCTCTGTCCGTGTCCGACTTCACCGAGCTTCCAAATGTCCAAGAACAGCTGCTGGCCTCCGTACAGGCTGTTGCAATGCCAACTACGCCAACTTCACCGACAGTGATCG cTGATTACACCATACCAAGAAAGGATGTAGTAATTTTGCTGGACGGCTCAGATGGCACTAGGAATTCTTTCCCAGCAATGCGTGAATTTGTGCAAAGAGTAGTAGAGCAATTTAACATAGAGGCAAACAGAGACCGTGTTTCTGTGGTGCAGTACAGTAAAGACGCTGAGGCCCATTTCTATCTTAATACCTACGCTACAAAGGAGGAGATCCTTAACACTGTCAGGAGTCTTAGGCACAGAGGAGGGAGACCCCTCAACACAGGGGCAGCTCTCCAGTACGTGATGAACAATGTCTTCACTGCCTCTGCTGGGAGTAGAAGGCAAGAGGGTGTTCCTCAGGTTCTTATACTTTTCAGTGGAGGACGCTCAAACGATAACATAGACACACCTGCCTCTGCTCTGAAAGAGAGTGGGGTCTTAATTTTTGGCATTGGCACCAGAAATTCGAGCAGAGAGGTACAGATAATTGCCAGTGGTCCTACCTATGCACAGTCCATCCCTGAGTTCTCTGACCTTCCCAGTGTCCAGCAGCAGTTTTTGAGCTCACTGAACAATGTGCTTGTGCAAGTCCTGCAGATGACACCTACTGTTATGG TTGAACGAAAGATGGCTGGGAGGGATGTAGTGTTCCTGCTGGATGGTTCAGATGGCACTAGGAGCTCTTTTCCAGCAATGCgtgactttgttgaaaggatggTGGAGAGATTGAATATGTCTGAGAGACGAGACCGTGTGTCTGTGGTGCAGTTCAGCAGAGATCCAGAGGCCCATTTCTATCTTAACACATACACGAATAAGGAGGACATTCTTGACACGGTCAGGGGCCTGAGGCACAAAGGAGGGAGACCCCTCAACACAGGGGCGGCTCTGCAGTACGTGAGAGACAGTGTCTTCACTGCCTCCTCAGGAAGCAGACGTGTAGAGGGTGTGCCACAGTTACTGATTCTGCTGAGTGGTGGAAGGTCATTTGATAATGTTGACATACCGGCCACCTCCCTGAAAGAGCTTGGAGTATTGATCTTTGGGATAGGGTCAAGGAGCTCTGACAGCAGGGAACTGCAGAGGATCTCCCATGACCCAAGTTATGTACTCTCAGTGAGTGACTTCTCTGACCTTCCCAGTGTCCAACAGCAGCTTTTCACCAACATTAACACGGTACTTGTAGAGGGCACGCCTATCACTACCACAATAATAGGTAAGAGAAAGACAAAACTGGCTTGCTTTAATGCCCCTCATTTTTTATGA